A window from Thiohalophilus sp. encodes these proteins:
- a CDS encoding LutC/YkgG family protein, whose amino-acid sequence MDEKDLFLADIRKSLGYSAQDARTTQECASLFASADDAAVLERIQYRTHVEKQALLKILQENAEKINLDVQPVKSLADAATRIVEIVEKAEPEFGHTKQLIQHDDTVLAKLQLWKRFSGKAVQVHTAYAVDSQVREKSIASYVGLTAPRWAVAESATIVELGEPGRPRSTSLVPSVHIALIHLKDVLAELSEVYAMLRQQPPEHSCLFISGPSKTAEIEAHMVHGAHGPRQVHLVVVDEQLKEAEGLRGSGLFSS is encoded by the coding sequence ATGGATGAGAAGGATTTGTTTCTCGCCGATATCCGGAAATCATTGGGGTATTCGGCACAAGATGCACGTACCACCCAGGAGTGCGCGTCGCTTTTTGCAAGTGCCGATGACGCCGCAGTGCTGGAGAGGATTCAGTATCGCACCCATGTCGAAAAGCAGGCATTGTTGAAAATTCTTCAGGAAAATGCAGAGAAGATCAATCTGGATGTTCAGCCGGTTAAGTCGTTGGCCGATGCGGCCACCAGGATCGTCGAAATCGTTGAAAAAGCCGAGCCTGAATTTGGCCATACCAAGCAGCTGATTCAGCATGATGATACAGTCTTGGCAAAGCTGCAATTGTGGAAGAGGTTCTCTGGTAAAGCGGTTCAGGTCCATACTGCCTACGCTGTTGACAGCCAGGTGCGGGAAAAATCCATTGCTTCCTATGTCGGTCTGACGGCTCCCCGATGGGCGGTGGCCGAATCGGCAACCATTGTTGAACTTGGAGAACCCGGCCGGCCGCGGTCCACCTCGCTGGTCCCATCAGTCCATATAGCCCTTATCCATCTTAAAGATGTGCTGGCGGAGTTGTCTGAAGTCTATGCCATGCTTCGGCAGCAACCGCCGGAGCACTCCTGTCTCTTTATCTCGGGGCCATCAAAAACAGCCGAAATCGAAGCCCATATGGTGCATGGTGCTCACGGGCCACGACAGGTGCATCTTGTCGTTGTTGATGAACAGCTGAAGGAAGCTGAAGGATTGCGTGGGTCAGGGTTGTTTTCTTCTTAA
- a CDS encoding DUF3786 domain-containing protein → MTDLVDGRLYAELAGRNAADVVLAPCCEYNEETQCYTVRAWGGSYVVCPHQAMIRPEAGTAEPPIYFSIFLVNYLLAEKKATPAGQWISEKDLSGGPTFFRGPHRIPTDLIVDAFGDDMEMLGKRCRQLGGTPLDMADCSFGFDIIGSIRLALLYWGSDDDFEAEAKLLIDASVADTLQLDVVFALLSHACGRIAKVS, encoded by the coding sequence ATGACAGATCTGGTTGATGGCAGGTTGTATGCGGAATTGGCAGGGAGGAATGCGGCAGACGTCGTGCTCGCTCCTTGCTGTGAATATAATGAAGAGACGCAGTGCTATACGGTACGAGCATGGGGTGGCTCATATGTTGTCTGCCCGCATCAGGCTATGATTCGGCCTGAGGCGGGTACCGCCGAGCCCCCGATCTACTTCTCTATATTTCTGGTCAATTATCTTCTTGCAGAAAAGAAGGCAACACCTGCCGGCCAGTGGATATCGGAAAAAGACCTCAGTGGAGGGCCGACATTTTTCCGTGGCCCGCATAGAATACCCACGGACCTCATTGTGGATGCCTTTGGTGATGATATGGAAATGTTGGGCAAAAGGTGCCGGCAGCTCGGCGGCACGCCGCTAGATATGGCTGATTGTTCCTTCGGCTTTGATATTATAGGGTCGATACGGCTTGCTCTGCTGTATTGGGGCAGCGATGACGATTTTGAGGCCGAGGCCAAACTGCTCATCGATGCTTCCGTCGCCGATACGCTGCAACTCGATGTGGTTTTTGCCCTGCTCTCGCATGCCTGCGGGCGCATCGCTAAAGTATCTTAA
- a CDS encoding PaaI family thioesterase, which produces MEKSFQDHYPESYRHCYGCGPDNDHGLRIKSYWDGDESIADFQPQHYHLAFPGYVYGGLIASLIDCHSTGTAAAAAYRRAGREQGSSPPFRFVTASLHVDYLKPTPMGPPLHLRSRIAEITDKKVIVTTDLLVEGTITARGKVVAVRIPEHLVPEKE; this is translated from the coding sequence ATGGAAAAATCCTTTCAGGACCACTACCCGGAATCGTACAGACACTGCTACGGCTGCGGACCGGACAACGATCACGGACTCCGGATTAAGAGCTACTGGGACGGTGACGAATCCATTGCCGATTTTCAGCCACAGCACTACCACCTCGCCTTTCCCGGCTATGTCTATGGCGGCCTCATCGCCTCTTTAATCGACTGCCATTCCACGGGAACAGCGGCCGCGGCAGCCTATCGCCGGGCTGGGCGAGAGCAGGGCTCATCCCCTCCTTTCCGTTTTGTTACGGCCTCACTGCATGTCGATTATCTCAAACCCACCCCCATGGGACCCCCGCTTCATCTTCGTTCTCGGATTGCCGAAATAACCGACAAAAAAGTCATAGTTACAACCGATCTTCTCGTTGAAGGAACAATAACGGCCCGGGGAAAGGTTGTCGCCGTGCGTATCCCCGAACATCTAGTGCCTGAAAAAGAGTGA
- a CDS encoding DUF423 domain-containing protein gives MIRLFFALGSVLAGLAVAVGAWSAHSSALNEIQALWLEKAVRYQIIHALALLATSLLMASHATPSKTAVAAGVSFLGGCLCFCGSLYVMAFSSIDAGLVTPAGGMLFLLGWACLACCAPKFALDRQVLCRLVLRL, from the coding sequence ATGATTCGTTTGTTTTTTGCACTTGGCTCGGTACTGGCCGGCCTCGCGGTTGCTGTTGGTGCCTGGAGTGCACATTCCTCAGCTTTGAATGAAATCCAGGCGTTGTGGCTGGAGAAGGCGGTTCGCTATCAGATTATTCATGCCCTGGCGCTGCTTGCCACGTCGTTGTTGATGGCCTCGCATGCTACTCCTTCAAAAACGGCTGTTGCTGCGGGAGTGTCGTTTCTCGGAGGATGCCTGTGCTTCTGCGGCAGTCTTTATGTGATGGCGTTCAGCTCAATTGATGCCGGACTTGTAACGCCTGCCGGTGGTATGCTGTTTCTTCTGGGCTGGGCTTGCCTGGCGTGTTGCGCACCGAAGTTCGCGCTAGACCGGCAGGTGTTATGCCGCCTGGTGCTCCGACTGTAG
- a CDS encoding hydantoinase/oxoprolinase family protein has product MIIGIDVGGTHADGVLLQGNAIVAKKKVAVDHDNLGESIIALLESLLPSGSAQLSRIHLSTTLCTNALISGNLDRVGMLVQAGPGMNPDFFKVGDDLYFLSGAVDHRGKVLRGPTTVEVSSAIENLRRDGVDSVGVVTKFSHRNNEHELWVGDQLRRHFRYISMGHRLSGMPNFPRRVYTTWLNSALKTGFSRFRKAMEDGFARLGINCPCYILKADGGTIPFDRGCEFPCQAVHSGPSASVMGALAIVGGESDAILLDIGGTTTDIALLAQGVPLLEPYGATVAGRPTLIRALLTQSIGLGGDSVVARENGDFQIGPGRVGPPMGFGGSMPTPTDAMIVLGTITEGSAEKAGEGMRRLIPDQPEKKTAAELLECFAGRVHEAVERMIEEAFSRPVYTVTDFLQREKIRPERLITIGGPAQALQNVLENRFGLDCVVPPDYEVANAVGSARARITVQASLYGDTAMGTMTIPEISLMESIGKRFDMAEAEARLEEAVCSMAAEMGEQHPPQVDFIERLEVNTVRGFATAGKIFSLKAQIRPGLTKE; this is encoded by the coding sequence ATGATTATCGGAATTGATGTCGGAGGTACCCACGCGGATGGCGTTCTGCTCCAGGGTAATGCAATTGTTGCAAAGAAGAAGGTTGCCGTCGATCATGACAATCTTGGAGAATCGATCATAGCCCTGCTGGAGTCGCTGCTCCCTTCCGGCAGTGCGCAACTCAGCAGGATCCATCTGAGTACAACACTGTGCACCAATGCCCTGATCAGCGGCAATCTTGATCGCGTCGGCATGCTTGTTCAGGCGGGGCCGGGCATGAATCCTGATTTTTTCAAGGTGGGTGACGATCTCTATTTTCTTTCCGGAGCGGTGGATCATCGGGGCAAGGTGCTTCGCGGTCCGACCACGGTGGAAGTGAGCTCGGCCATTGAAAACCTGCGGCGGGATGGTGTAGATTCAGTCGGTGTCGTCACCAAGTTTTCTCACAGAAACAACGAGCATGAGCTGTGGGTTGGCGATCAGCTGCGCCGCCATTTTCGTTATATCAGCATGGGGCACCGTCTTTCGGGGATGCCGAACTTCCCCCGGCGGGTCTATACCACCTGGCTCAACTCCGCTCTTAAAACCGGTTTTTCGCGGTTCCGCAAGGCAATGGAGGATGGTTTTGCCAGGCTCGGCATCAACTGCCCCTGCTACATCCTCAAGGCCGACGGCGGTACCATCCCCTTTGATCGTGGCTGTGAGTTTCCCTGCCAGGCCGTCCATTCCGGCCCGTCAGCCAGCGTCATGGGGGCGCTTGCCATTGTTGGCGGTGAGAGTGATGCCATACTTCTTGATATTGGCGGGACAACAACGGATATCGCCCTGCTGGCCCAGGGTGTGCCGCTGCTCGAGCCCTATGGCGCAACTGTGGCAGGCCGGCCCACGCTGATTCGCGCCCTGCTCACTCAAAGCATCGGCCTGGGCGGGGATTCCGTGGTGGCCAGGGAAAATGGCGATTTTCAGATCGGCCCCGGCAGAGTCGGCCCACCCATGGGCTTTGGCGGCAGCATGCCGACGCCAACCGATGCCATGATCGTTCTGGGCACCATCACGGAAGGATCAGCAGAAAAGGCGGGTGAGGGCATGCGCCGACTCATCCCGGACCAGCCGGAGAAAAAAACGGCCGCCGAACTCCTGGAGTGTTTTGCCGGGAGGGTGCATGAGGCCGTTGAGCGCATGATAGAGGAAGCTTTCAGCAGGCCGGTGTATACCGTCACGGATTTTCTCCAACGGGAGAAGATTCGTCCTGAGCGGTTAATCACCATTGGCGGTCCGGCCCAGGCGCTGCAGAATGTTCTTGAAAACCGGTTCGGGCTCGACTGTGTTGTTCCTCCTGACTACGAAGTGGCCAATGCCGTGGGATCCGCCAGGGCCCGCATCACTGTTCAGGCAAGCCTTTACGGCGATACTGCCATGGGCACAATGACTATACCCGAAATTTCATTGATGGAGAGCATCGGCAAGCGATTCGACATGGCCGAGGCGGAGGCCAGGCTTGAGGAGGCGGTGTGCTCCATGGCCGCCGAGATGGGGGAACAACATCCGCCCCAGGTAGATTTTATCGAACGCCTGGAGGTGAACACGGTGCGAGGATTTGCCACAGCCGGCAAAATATTTTCACTTAAAGCGCAGATCAGGCCGGGACTGACGAAGGAGTAA
- a CDS encoding histone deacetylase, which translates to MTIYMPTAQRKTGLVLFPAFDWCISPSHPEREERLLYTKDQLIEEGLEDVDNIEFFNPEMARAVDIDRVHLCVPSPASLLTDSHFISTGGAIRAAQAVMNGEVERSFALVRPPGHHAMQTVFGDRGFCIVNIEAIMVEYIRRHFGIRKIAVIDTDCHHGDGTQDIYYNDPDTLFISMHQDGRTIFPGSGFLHESGGPSAPGYTINIPLPPGTSEEGFDMVMERVVLPVLDEFQPELIINSAGQEQPLFRPPYQYEFYGPGLCQAE; encoded by the coding sequence ATGACAATCTATATGCCCACAGCGCAACGCAAAACCGGTCTTGTCCTCTTTCCCGCCTTTGACTGGTGTATCAGCCCATCGCACCCGGAACGTGAGGAGCGCCTGCTCTACACCAAGGATCAACTGATCGAGGAAGGCCTGGAGGATGTTGACAATATAGAATTTTTTAATCCGGAAATGGCACGGGCAGTCGATATCGACAGGGTCCATCTCTGTGTTCCATCGCCTGCTTCACTGTTGACCGACTCCCACTTCATTTCAACCGGCGGTGCTATCCGGGCGGCCCAGGCGGTGATGAACGGGGAAGTGGAGAGATCCTTTGCCCTGGTCCGACCGCCGGGCCACCATGCCATGCAGACCGTCTTTGGCGACAGGGGGTTTTGCATTGTCAATATCGAGGCCATTATGGTGGAGTATATCCGTCGTCATTTCGGTATCCGCAAAATCGCGGTGATCGACACCGACTGCCATCACGGAGACGGTACGCAGGATATATATTACAACGATCCTGATACCCTGTTTATCTCCATGCACCAGGATGGCCGTACCATTTTCCCGGGAAGCGGCTTTCTCCATGAGTCCGGCGGACCTTCGGCGCCCGGCTATACTATCAATATTCCCCTGCCTCCGGGAACCTCGGAGGAAGGCTTTGATATGGTCATGGAGCGTGTTGTCCTACCGGTCCTCGATGAATTCCAGCCGGAGCTCATTATCAATTCAGCCGGCCAGGAGCAACCATTATTCCGACCCCCTTACCAATATGAATTTTACGGCCCAGGGCTATGCCAGGCTGAATAG
- a CDS encoding antibiotic biosynthesis monooxygenase has product MFIVANRVPVAAGWEETFEERFRQRAGQIDQQPGFVRMEVLRPESDETPYVVLTTWQDKASFEAWVGSEDFKLAHSNLMPKEAFDGEGKLEMHEVVVASEQSG; this is encoded by the coding sequence ATGTTTATTGTCGCCAATCGCGTGCCGGTCGCCGCCGGATGGGAAGAGACCTTCGAGGAACGTTTTCGCCAACGGGCCGGCCAGATCGATCAGCAGCCGGGCTTTGTGCGCATGGAAGTCCTCCGGCCAGAGAGTGATGAGACCCCCTATGTGGTGCTGACCACCTGGCAGGACAAAGCGTCGTTCGAGGCCTGGGTAGGCAGCGAGGATTTCAAACTGGCCCACAGCAATCTGATGCCGAAAGAAGCATTCGACGGCGAGGGCAAGCTGGAAATGCACGAGGTCGTCGTGGCCAGCGAACAATCCGGTTAA
- a CDS encoding (2Fe-2S)-binding protein encodes MATLNINGETVEVEVDGSTPLLWVLREQLGLTGTKYACGIGLCGSCTVHVDGEAVRACTVPVSAMDVTKQIVTIEGLSEDNSHPLQQAWKELDVPQCGYCQPGMIMAAAALLNNNAEPSDAEINNQVTNICRCGTFNRVRRGIHRAVAIGKERTS; translated from the coding sequence ATGGCAACATTGAACATCAACGGCGAAACGGTCGAGGTGGAGGTCGATGGCTCGACGCCGCTGCTCTGGGTGCTGCGTGAGCAGCTGGGGCTGACCGGCACCAAGTATGCCTGCGGCATCGGCCTGTGCGGATCGTGCACGGTGCATGTCGATGGCGAGGCGGTGCGCGCCTGTACCGTGCCGGTCTCTGCCATGGATGTCACCAAGCAGATCGTCACCATCGAGGGGCTTTCCGAGGATAACAGCCATCCGCTGCAGCAGGCCTGGAAGGAGCTGGATGTGCCGCAGTGCGGTTACTGCCAGCCGGGGATGATCATGGCCGCGGCGGCGTTGCTGAACAACAACGCCGAGCCCAGTGACGCGGAGATCAATAACCAGGTCACCAACATCTGCCGTTGCGGCACCTTCAACCGGGTGCGGCGCGGGATTCACCGGGCCGTGGCGATCGGCAAGGAGCGCACCTCATGA
- a CDS encoding xanthine dehydrogenase family protein molybdopterin-binding subunit — protein sequence MKTDSIDVSRREFLITSTRAAGLGAGFSLGLYLPMSATAVAGEWDELPSEGFPEIGAWVVIQPDDTVIIRIARSEMGQGTLTGLAQLVAEELECDWDRIITEYPTPGENRARDRIWGSFSTGGSRGIRDSHRYVRKGGAVAREMLLQAAADRWDVPKGECRAANSVITHQPSGRTLTYGQVAEAAAELFPPQHVALKQPDEWEIIGKPIPRLDTDDKLNGKQIFGADLQLPGMLNAAIKACPTFGGKLKAFDEKKVTGMPGVRNVVRVGEDAVAVVADTWWQANQALEALPITWDHGPNAKLDSAAIDKMLEEGLTSDKDVFVGNQAGDVNKALNGAASTVEATYRYPYQNHATMEPMNATALWSKDKCEVWCPTQNGEAALKAAVDAAGLPVDKCDVYKIHLGGGFGRRGAFHDFVTQAVTIARQLPGTPVKLLWSREEDMAHGHYHPITHCKLVGALDEAGNLTGLNVRISGQSILAAVMPDGLQDGMDPVTFQGFHSEGDHAISYTVPNLLVEHAMRNPPVPPGFWRGVNINQNAIYMECFLDELAHAAGRDPLEFRRSLMADQPKSRAVLDAVAKKVGWDKPAGEGVHRGLAVVKTFGSYVAACAEVSVDEQGKLKIHRIVAATDPGHAVNPQQIEAQVEGSFVFGLSALLYGECTIKDGGVEQTNFHDFPSMLMDEMPKVETIVMPSGGFWGGIGEPTIAVAAPAVLNAIFAATGKRIRQVPLKDVDLSAA from the coding sequence ATGAAAACCGACAGCATCGATGTGTCCCGGCGCGAGTTTCTGATCACCAGCACCCGCGCGGCCGGGCTGGGCGCGGGCTTCTCCCTCGGGCTCTATCTGCCCATGAGTGCCACGGCCGTGGCGGGCGAGTGGGATGAGCTGCCCTCCGAAGGTTTCCCCGAAATCGGCGCCTGGGTCGTCATCCAGCCCGATGACACGGTCATCATTCGCATCGCCCGTTCCGAAATGGGCCAGGGGACCTTGACCGGCCTGGCGCAACTGGTGGCCGAGGAGCTGGAGTGCGACTGGGACAGGATCATTACCGAATACCCGACCCCCGGCGAGAACCGTGCGCGGGATCGGATCTGGGGGAGCTTTTCCACCGGCGGCAGTCGGGGCATCCGCGACAGCCACCGCTATGTGCGCAAGGGCGGGGCCGTGGCGCGGGAGATGCTGCTGCAGGCGGCGGCCGATCGTTGGGATGTGCCCAAAGGCGAATGTCGCGCGGCCAACAGCGTGATTACCCACCAGCCCAGCGGGCGCACGCTCACCTACGGCCAGGTGGCCGAAGCGGCTGCCGAATTGTTCCCGCCGCAGCATGTGGCACTGAAACAACCGGACGAGTGGGAAATCATCGGCAAGCCGATCCCGCGTCTGGACACCGACGACAAGCTCAACGGCAAGCAGATCTTCGGCGCCGATCTGCAACTGCCCGGCATGCTCAACGCCGCGATCAAGGCCTGCCCGACCTTCGGTGGCAAGCTCAAAGCGTTTGACGAGAAAAAGGTCACCGGCATGCCCGGCGTGCGCAATGTGGTGCGCGTGGGTGAGGACGCCGTCGCCGTCGTGGCCGATACCTGGTGGCAGGCCAACCAGGCGCTGGAGGCGTTGCCGATCACCTGGGACCATGGGCCGAACGCGAAACTCGACAGCGCCGCGATCGATAAAATGCTCGAGGAGGGACTGACCTCCGACAAGGATGTCTTTGTCGGTAACCAGGCCGGTGATGTCAACAAGGCGTTAAACGGCGCGGCCAGCACCGTCGAGGCGACCTATCGCTATCCCTACCAGAACCACGCCACCATGGAACCGATGAACGCCACCGCGCTGTGGAGCAAAGACAAGTGCGAGGTCTGGTGCCCCACGCAAAACGGTGAGGCGGCTCTCAAGGCGGCGGTCGACGCCGCCGGGTTACCGGTGGACAAGTGTGATGTGTACAAGATTCACCTGGGCGGCGGCTTTGGTCGGCGCGGGGCGTTTCATGATTTTGTCACCCAGGCGGTGACCATCGCCAGACAGCTGCCCGGTACCCCGGTCAAATTGTTGTGGAGCCGCGAGGAGGATATGGCCCACGGTCACTATCATCCCATCACCCACTGCAAGCTGGTCGGCGCGCTGGACGAGGCCGGCAACCTGACCGGGCTGAACGTGCGTATCTCGGGCCAGTCGATCCTGGCCGCCGTGATGCCCGACGGGCTGCAGGACGGCATGGATCCGGTCACTTTCCAGGGCTTTCACTCCGAGGGCGACCACGCCATCAGCTACACGGTGCCCAACCTGCTGGTGGAGCACGCCATGCGCAACCCGCCGGTGCCGCCGGGCTTCTGGCGCGGGGTCAACATCAACCAGAATGCTATCTATATGGAATGTTTTCTGGATGAGCTGGCCCATGCCGCCGGCCGGGATCCGCTCGAGTTCCGCCGCAGCCTGATGGCCGATCAGCCAAAAAGCCGGGCGGTGCTCGATGCCGTGGCCAAAAAAGTCGGCTGGGATAAACCGGCCGGTGAAGGCGTGCATCGCGGCCTGGCGGTGGTCAAGACCTTCGGCAGTTACGTGGCCGCCTGCGCCGAGGTATCGGTGGATGAGCAGGGCAAACTCAAAATCCACCGCATCGTCGCCGCCACCGATCCCGGCCATGCCGTCAACCCGCAACAGATCGAGGCGCAGGTGGAAGGCTCGTTCGTCTTCGGTCTGTCGGCGCTGCTTTACGGTGAGTGCACCATCAAGGACGGCGGCGTCGAGCAGACCAATTTCCATGACTTCCCGTCCATGCTGATGGATGAGATGCCAAAAGTGGAGACGATTGTCATGCCCTCCGGCGGCTTCTGGGGCGGGATCGGCGAGCCGACCATCGCCGTCGCCGCGCCGGCGGTGCTCAACGCCATCTTCGCCGCCACCGGCAAGCGAATCCGGCAGGTGCCGCTCAAGGATGTGGATTTGAGTGCGGCCTAG
- a CDS encoding TetR/AcrR family transcriptional regulator — MTPRPSNTQRQQQLIEAASRLVHQQGFAETTLAAIAGQAQMPSGSIYYYFRNKDDVVRAIVEQRVRELEERLHGFEQLASAGAMIEAVINIWQEDSEIDARYGCPIGSLCYELAKQGGEKQQLASQPLRILLQWCEARFVEMGHQDRAADLALHLLAALQGISLIANALSDPDLIRRENDQLRAWLADLESDY; from the coding sequence ATGACACCTCGCCCGAGCAATACACAACGCCAGCAACAGTTGATCGAAGCGGCCAGTCGGCTCGTCCATCAACAGGGTTTTGCGGAAACCACCCTGGCGGCGATCGCCGGCCAGGCGCAGATGCCGAGTGGCAGTATCTATTACTACTTTCGCAATAAAGACGATGTGGTTCGCGCCATTGTCGAACAGCGGGTGCGTGAGCTTGAGGAGCGGTTGCACGGCTTTGAGCAGCTTGCCTCAGCCGGGGCGATGATCGAGGCGGTTATCAATATCTGGCAGGAGGACAGCGAAATCGACGCCCGATATGGCTGCCCCATCGGGAGCTTGTGTTATGAGCTCGCCAAGCAGGGCGGCGAGAAGCAACAGCTGGCCTCGCAGCCTTTGCGGATTCTGTTGCAGTGGTGCGAAGCGCGTTTTGTCGAGATGGGACACCAGGATCGGGCGGCGGATCTGGCCCTGCATCTGCTGGCGGCATTGCAGGGTATCAGTTTGATTGCCAATGCGTTAAGTGATCCCGATCTGATCAGGCGCGAGAACGATCAATTGCGCGCCTGGCTGGCGGATCTTGAATCGGATTATTAA
- a CDS encoding DsrE family protein, producing MRSINRALQAMLLSLLLAPLSIAQAEEMAPYGTAKTNMHEYPTINAVFDANYEDPKKLNILHAFVKNTAKPLKGHMVVVTHGPELRLFAKENYMKYQGIVDKLAALAEDGVDFRMCNNALRAAGFEPSDMHGFITVVPAGFPEIAYLQSKGYEYINPIPYSVRDVRYLDQPQKKK from the coding sequence ATGAGAAGTATTAATCGAGCACTGCAAGCAATGTTACTGAGCCTGCTATTAGCGCCGTTGTCTATCGCCCAGGCCGAAGAGATGGCGCCCTACGGCACGGCGAAGACCAATATGCATGAGTACCCGACCATCAATGCTGTTTTTGATGCCAATTACGAGGACCCCAAAAAGCTCAATATTTTGCATGCGTTTGTCAAAAATACGGCCAAACCGCTCAAGGGCCATATGGTAGTCGTTACCCACGGGCCGGAGCTGCGCCTGTTTGCCAAGGAGAACTACATGAAATATCAGGGAATCGTCGATAAGCTGGCCGCCCTGGCCGAGGACGGGGTCGATTTCCGGATGTGTAACAATGCGCTGCGTGCAGCGGGCTTTGAACCCTCGGACATGCACGGCTTTATTACCGTTGTCCCGGCGGGTTTTCCGGAGATTGCCTACCTGCAGTCCAAGGGCTATGAGTACATCAACCCGATTCCGTACTCGGTACGCGATGTGCGTTATCTCGATCAGCCACAGAAGAAAAAGTAA
- a CDS encoding DedA family protein yields the protein MTLESAIATYGYLAVALGVFVEGEAIVLTAGFLAHRGLLELHWVMMASIIGSILTYQFFFLLGRLKGRAVLENRPGWQPRVARIRSLLERHNMLIIFGYRGLFGLRAITPFALGMTGISHLRFTLLDLIPATVWGLGVSWAGFALGKGAEKLLENLEEYQYWLAGAALLVGLLIAGLYARHRMQL from the coding sequence GTGACGCTCGAATCAGCCATTGCCACCTACGGCTACCTGGCAGTCGCGCTCGGCGTTTTTGTCGAGGGCGAGGCGATTGTATTGACCGCCGGCTTCCTCGCCCACCGGGGACTGCTGGAATTACACTGGGTGATGATGGCATCAATCATCGGCTCGATCCTGACCTACCAGTTTTTCTTTCTGCTCGGCCGCCTCAAGGGTCGGGCCGTACTGGAAAATCGCCCCGGGTGGCAACCGCGCGTGGCGCGGATTCGCAGTCTGCTCGAGCGTCACAATATGCTGATCATCTTTGGCTATCGGGGTCTGTTTGGCCTGCGCGCCATCACCCCTTTCGCTCTGGGCATGACCGGCATCAGCCACCTGCGCTTTACCCTGCTGGATCTGATACCGGCCACGGTCTGGGGACTGGGCGTCTCCTGGGCCGGCTTTGCCCTGGGCAAGGGTGCGGAAAAGCTGCTGGAGAACCTGGAGGAGTACCAGTACTGGCTGGCTGGCGCGGCACTGCTTGTTGGTCTGCTGATCGCCGGCCTGTATGCCCGGCATCGGATGCAATTATGA
- a CDS encoding sirohydrochlorin chelatase, with translation MPVYLLVDNGSKQPDATLYLRCLAARLSEHTGKTIHPVSLQHADAIPEEELDGTPAQVFPEFLRTRLAQGEQEFVVVPLFFGLSRAITSFIPAEVARLKSTYPELTVRVAPVTWPLPEGEPRLAQVVFEHIQQARRQSVDGAKLVLVDHGSPSPMITEVRRGVAQTLARQHGLEVDQAVMERREGKEYDFNGDLLATWLRQQAERGVTEVIVAMLFFLPGRHAGPHGDVAEICNTVTSDYPQLNYTITPLIIDHPLLLEILKDRLEAGE, from the coding sequence ATGCCAGTTTACCTGCTTGTCGATAACGGTTCCAAACAACCGGACGCTACATTGTATTTGCGTTGCCTGGCCGCCCGGCTGAGCGAACATACGGGCAAGACTATCCACCCGGTCTCGCTGCAGCATGCAGACGCGATTCCCGAGGAGGAACTGGATGGTACGCCCGCGCAGGTGTTTCCCGAATTTCTCCGGACCCGGTTGGCGCAGGGTGAACAGGAATTTGTGGTGGTGCCGTTGTTCTTCGGACTGAGCCGGGCGATCACCTCGTTTATTCCCGCCGAGGTGGCGAGACTCAAATCGACATATCCCGAACTGACGGTCAGGGTGGCCCCGGTCACCTGGCCCCTGCCCGAGGGCGAACCGCGCCTGGCGCAGGTCGTGTTCGAACATATCCAGCAGGCCCGGCGGCAGAGCGTAGATGGGGCAAAGCTGGTACTGGTCGACCACGGCTCCCCGAGCCCGATGATAACCGAGGTACGCAGGGGCGTTGCCCAAACTCTGGCAAGGCAACACGGCCTTGAGGTGGACCAGGCGGTCATGGAGCGCCGTGAAGGCAAAGAATACGATTTTAACGGCGATCTGCTCGCGACCTGGCTGCGACAACAGGCGGAGCGGGGTGTGACAGAGGTGATCGTCGCCATGCTCTTCTTCCTCCCCGGTCGCCATGCCGGCCCGCATGGCGACGTGGCGGAAATCTGCAATACCGTGACGAGCGATTATCCGCAGCTTAACTACACTATTACCCCCCTGATCATCGACCATCCGTTGTTACTGGAAATTCTCAAAGATCGTCTTGAAGCGGGAGAGTAG